One part of the bacterium genome encodes these proteins:
- a CDS encoding prolipoprotein diacylglyceryl transferase: protein MHPVLVRLGPFLLRWYGAMMALAMTLGVALTARFGERFGIARSLIVDSLAFPFLATLLVGARVGYVVSHPQEFLGDPLAIIRPPYAGLASHGAIAFGLAFLALWCRRHRVPIWRLTDAMAPAILVAIILVRWGNLMNGELYGDPTTLPWGIVFPGVSGGARHPLQLYEMAGTALILAWIVRAGGRRPYDGWLFWTAMIASSTLRFLLDLLRSADRTAAFLTWGQMAALVLIIWGMWFLRSHHAADRAG from the coding sequence ATGCACCCGGTGCTCGTGCGACTCGGCCCGTTCCTCCTCCGCTGGTACGGCGCCATGATGGCCCTGGCGATGACCCTCGGCGTCGCGTTGACCGCCCGCTTCGGCGAGCGGTTTGGGATCGCGAGATCCCTGATCGTCGATTCGCTGGCGTTCCCCTTTCTGGCCACGCTCCTGGTCGGGGCGCGCGTCGGATACGTCGTGTCGCATCCGCAGGAGTTCCTGGGCGACCCTCTGGCGATCATTCGCCCCCCGTATGCCGGGTTGGCCTCCCACGGCGCGATTGCGTTCGGGCTCGCCTTCCTCGCGCTTTGGTGCCGTCGCCACCGGGTACCGATCTGGCGGCTCACCGATGCGATGGCGCCGGCGATCCTCGTGGCGATCATCCTCGTGCGGTGGGGGAATCTCATGAACGGGGAGCTGTACGGCGATCCCACGACGCTCCCCTGGGGGATCGTCTTTCCGGGGGTGTCGGGGGGGGCGCGCCACCCGCTCCAGCTCTACGAGATGGCGGGGACCGCGCTCATCCTCGCCTGGATCGTCCGGGCCGGGGGGCGACGTCCGTACGACGGCTGGTTGTTTTGGACGGCAATGATCGCGTCGTCGACCCTGCGGTTTCTCCTCGACCTGCTGCGCAGCGCGGACCGCACCGCGGCGTTTCTGACCTGGGGGCAGATGGCGGCCCTGGTCCTGATCATCTGGGGGATGTGGTTCCTCCGCTCGCACCACGCCGCCGACCGCGCCGGCTAG
- a CDS encoding 4Fe-4S dicluster domain-containing protein, with product MKIEEKLYMLRWKHDKRSHISITDQRVCLEACGTRWKRPCTTFCPANVYVWDSEKIVVSHDNCVECTSCVLGCPYRNIDWRLPRGGFGIEWQHG from the coding sequence ATGAAAATCGAGGAGAAGCTCTACATGCTGCGGTGGAAACACGACAAGCGGTCGCACATCAGCATCACGGACCAGCGGGTCTGCCTGGAGGCCTGCGGGACGCGGTGGAAGAGACCCTGCACGACCTTCTGTCCGGCGAACGTCTACGTCTGGGACAGCGAAAAGATCGTGGTGTCCCACGACAACTGCGTCGAGTGCACATCCTGCGTGCTCGGCTGCCCCTACCGGAACATCGATTGGCGGCTGCCGCGGGGAGGTTTCGGCATCGAGTGGCAGCACGGCTAG
- a CDS encoding FAD-dependent oxidoreductase, producing the protein MASDPEFDAIVVGAGPGGVSAALTMARAGLSVVLFERGERPGVKNVMGGVMYGRMLADVVPEFWKSAPMERVVTDERLWLTTADSAVTAGHKHLPHSTEPPNAFTVLRVPFDAWFAEQAEAAGVLLIPGTTVEDVIRERGRVVGVRTGREDGDLRAPLVVIADGANSFLAQKAGLSRPLAPNEMALVVKEIIALPAEAIEERFTLEPGIGATIEVYGAVTRGMAGYGFIYTNRESLSVGIGALISQFMETRITPWDLLEGFKGHPMVAPLLRGGAVREYLAHAIPEGGFRAMPRLFDDGVMVVGDAAMMVNNLHREGSNLAMAAGRMAGETAIQAKRSGDWSARTLSQYRELLEASFVLQDLRKYERLPDLVERRAELLAIYPELLSEAIHEMLTVDGMGKREKQRRILRRLLARRPWWRLIRDAYEGWRAMG; encoded by the coding sequence GTGGCTTCCGACCCGGAGTTCGATGCGATCGTGGTAGGGGCGGGCCCCGGCGGCGTGTCGGCCGCGCTGACGATGGCGCGCGCCGGCCTCAGCGTCGTGCTCTTCGAGCGCGGCGAGCGGCCGGGCGTGAAGAACGTCATGGGCGGCGTGATGTACGGGCGGATGCTGGCCGACGTCGTGCCGGAGTTTTGGAAGAGCGCGCCGATGGAGCGGGTCGTCACCGATGAGCGGCTGTGGCTCACCACCGCCGACAGCGCGGTGACCGCGGGCCACAAACACCTTCCCCATTCCACCGAGCCTCCCAACGCGTTCACCGTCCTGCGGGTCCCCTTTGACGCCTGGTTTGCGGAGCAGGCGGAGGCCGCGGGCGTCCTGCTGATTCCCGGAACCACCGTCGAGGATGTGATCCGGGAGCGCGGTCGGGTCGTGGGGGTCCGCACCGGCCGCGAGGACGGGGACCTGCGCGCCCCCCTCGTGGTGATCGCCGACGGGGCGAACTCGTTCCTCGCGCAGAAGGCCGGGCTGAGCCGACCGCTGGCGCCCAACGAGATGGCGCTGGTGGTGAAGGAGATCATCGCGCTGCCGGCAGAAGCGATCGAGGAGCGGTTCACGCTCGAGCCGGGGATCGGCGCGACGATTGAGGTCTACGGCGCGGTGACCCGCGGGATGGCGGGGTACGGCTTCATCTACACGAACCGCGAGTCGTTGTCCGTCGGGATCGGCGCGCTCATCTCCCAGTTCATGGAGACCCGGATCACCCCCTGGGATCTGCTGGAAGGGTTCAAGGGGCATCCGATGGTCGCCCCCCTCCTGCGGGGCGGCGCGGTCCGCGAGTACCTGGCGCATGCGATCCCGGAAGGCGGCTTCCGGGCGATGCCGCGCCTCTTCGACGACGGCGTGATGGTCGTGGGGGACGCGGCGATGATGGTGAATAACCTCCACCGCGAGGGGAGCAACCTGGCGATGGCCGCCGGGCGCATGGCCGGGGAGACCGCGATCCAGGCGAAGCGGAGCGGGGACTGGTCCGCCCGGACGCTGTCCCAGTACCGGGAGCTGCTGGAGGCCTCCTTCGTCCTCCAGGATCTCCGGAAGTACGAGCGCCTGCCCGACCTGGTCGAGCGGCGCGCCGAGCTGCTGGCGATCTACCCGGAGCTGCTGAGCGAGGCGATCCACGAGATGTTGACCGTGGACGGTATGGGCAAACGTGAGAAGCAGCGCCGCATCCTCCGCCGGCTGCTCGCCCGGCGGCCGTGGTGGCGCCTGATCCGCGATGCGTACGAAGGGTGGAGGGCGATGGGATGA